In Necator americanus strain Aroian chromosome IV, whole genome shotgun sequence, the following proteins share a genomic window:
- a CDS encoding hypothetical protein (NECATOR_CHRIV.G14015.T1), with amino-acid sequence MVQATKIGLCLRCLKMAHGDGREVKCGNRGLGHKFLLCHNRSPKQPAKCPHRNCKDRRQPTSPTPKPATAHQRQRHQPTKIIASQPSRTSVTTATAIQYHLQRHQPAHQQCQLVITPPKPLVEKKEFKPLRIIKFLLCPTFSCTCVSCLSSMQFK; translated from the coding sequence ATGGTGCAGGCCACCAAGATTGGCTTATGTCTCCGTTGCTTGAAAATGGCGCATGGAGATGGTCGCGAGGTGAAGTGTGGAAATCGTGGCCTCGGCCACAAATTTCTACTTTGCCACAACAGGAGCCCTAAGCAGCCTGCGAAGTGCCCCCACAGAAATTGCAAAGATCGCCGCCAACCAACATCTCCGACACCGAAACCAGCCACCGCCCACCAGCGACAGCGCCACCAGCCAACCAAAATCATCGCCAGCCAGCCTTCGCGCACCAGCGTCACTACAGCGACCGCCATTCAATATCACCTGCAACGCCACCAGCCAGCCCACCAACAATGCCAGCTCGTCATCACGCCACCGAAGCCGCTCGTCGAGAAAAAGGAGTTCAAACCCTTGAGAATAATCAAATTCCTTTTATGTCCAACGTTTAGTTGCACATGTGTTTCCTGTCTCTCCTCAATGCAATTCAAGTAG
- a CDS encoding hypothetical protein (NECATOR_CHRIV.G14016.T1), which produces MMNDLTPELGRRIRAAWVAYKSIEDVVKKTRNTRLRAHLFNTTVLPALTYASETWAFRKQEENAVSVIERAIERVMLGVSRFTQVRDGIRSSLLRQRSKIRDAAASPKECKIRWAGHVMRFNDNRWTKAMSDWVPCDIKRATGRPPTRWSDFFTKSFKEKYDALRVPRERRNHWATLAHDRDKWKNYWCPLDQFEDQRESRMSNNILMRRNRYDESLHSRVMNEWVRIINLPLNMKKDFNHLLDDILEILRFDKQEGDPYPLSWPRPAGIGRERFAIVAKMSHTFLDLVF; this is translated from the exons atgatgaacgacctgactcccgagctgggcaggaggatacgagcggcttgggtagcgtacaagagcatcgaggatgtagtgaagaagaccaggaacacccggctccgtgctcacctcttcaacaccaccgtacttcctgctttgacctatgcttcggaaacctgggcatttcgcaagcaggaagaaaacgcggtgagcgtcattgaacgcgcaattgagagagtgatgctaggagtatcccgtttcacgcaagtgagggacgggattcgaagttctctcctacgtcagcgatcgaagattagagacgccgccgcgtctCCCAAGGAatgtaaaataaggtgggccggacacgtgatgcgctttaatgacaaccgttggaccaaagccatgagcgactgggttccctgcgatattaagcgcgctacaggaagaccgccgacccgatggtcagatttcttcacgaagtccttcaaggaaaaatatgatgctcttcgtgtcccacgcgaaaggaggaaccactgggctactctggcacacgatcgggacaaatggaagaattactggtgcccgctcgaccagttcgaagatcaacgggagtcaag GATGTCGAACAACATATTGATGCGAAGAAATCGATATGACGAGTCTCTTCACTCTCGGGTGATGAATGAGTGGGTGCGTATTATAAACTTACCACTTAATATGAAGAAGGATTTTAATCACCTGCTAGATGATATACTAGAAATTCTAAG GTTCGATAAACAGGAGGGCGATCCTTATCCTCTTTCATGGCCACGTCCGGCCGGGATTGGCCGCGAAAGATTTGCAATAGTA GCGAAAATGTCCCATACATTTTTGGATTTGGTTTTCTAA
- a CDS encoding hypothetical protein (NECATOR_CHRIV.G14016.T2) produces MMNDLTPELGRRIRAAWVAYKSIEDVVKKTRNTRLRAHLFNTTVLPALTYASETWAFRKQEENAVSVIERAIERVMLGVSRFTQVRDGIRSSLLRQRSKIRDAAASPKECKIRWAGHVMRFNDNRWTKAMSDWVPCDIKRATGRPPTRWSDFFTKSFKEKYDALRVPRERRNHWATLAHDRDKWKNYWCPLDQFEDQRESR; encoded by the coding sequence atgatgaacgacctgactcccgagctgggcaggaggatacgagcggcttgggtagcgtacaagagcatcgaggatgtagtgaagaagaccaggaacacccggctccgtgctcacctcttcaacaccaccgtacttcctgctttgacctatgcttcggaaacctgggcatttcgcaagcaggaagaaaacgcggtgagcgtcattgaacgcgcaattgagagagtgatgctaggagtatcccgtttcacgcaagtgagggacgggattcgaagttctctcctacgtcagcgatcgaagattagagacgccgccgcgtctCCCAAGGAatgtaaaataaggtgggccggacacgtgatgcgctttaatgacaaccgttggaccaaagccatgagcgactgggttccctgcgatattaagcgcgctacaggaagaccgccgacccgatggtcagatttcttcacgaagtccttcaaggaaaaatatgatgctcttcgtgtcccacgcgaaaggaggaaccactgggctactctggcacacgatcgggacaaatggaagaattactggtgcccgctcgaccagttcgaagatcaacgggagtcaaggtaa
- a CDS encoding hypothetical protein (NECATOR_CHRIV.G14017.T1), translating to MRKLEWNDMGVKVDGRQLHHLRFADDIVLIPPSISQAERMLTEFDETCGCIGLQLNLQKTMFERNG from the coding sequence atgcgaaagttggaatggaacgacatgggagtgaaggttgatggtcggcagctgcaccatttgcgctttgctgatgacatcgtactgataccgcctagcatcagccaagcggaacgaatgctgaccgaattcgacgaaacatgtggatgcatcggtcttcagctgaatctacaaaagacgatgttcgaGCGGAACGGATga
- a CDS encoding hypothetical protein (NECATOR_CHRIV.G14018.T1), with protein sequence MLGSSEEKWNDFSNEEREIGGMQSLKGTVLLPPPSTLILIFSILAAFESTIAILTPPTIILVFNLYDYFFSFVISWFLCRVIFHDKWRQWYSLSSHHGKSRTRSSRCRFCKDEVFKRTMEEGEGQQLLSTS encoded by the exons ATGCTGGGCAGTTCAGAGgagaaatggaatgatttcAGCAACGAAGAAAGAGAGATAGGTGGAATGCAATCTTTAAAGG GTACGGTCCTCCTCCCGCCTCCATCCACTCTAATTCTGATATTCTCTATTCTAGCCGCTTTTGAAA GTACTATCGCCATTCTGACTCCACCAACTATTATTTTGGTATTCAACCTCTatgattatttcttttcctttgtgATATCATGGTTTTTGTGCAGAGTTATTTTCCACGACAA ATGGAGACAGTGGTATTCCCTGTCCAGTCATCATGGAAAATCCAGAACCAGAAGTAGTCGATGCCGTTTTTGCAAGGATGAAGTTTTCAAAAGAACTAtggaagaaggagaaggacAGCAG